A DNA window from Deltaproteobacteria bacterium contains the following coding sequences:
- a CDS encoding metallopeptidase TldD-related protein has product MERLPMDRELALGLLARAKEKGASQGDVTLIEHEGVQVKVRLGEVETVSQAHEMRLGLRLFYGQSAAGTSTSDLSRASLDRLVDETCAMARATAKDEFGGLPEAGEMAAEVPDLDLLDQEARGLPIEDGIEAARTAEEHALQYDPRVTNSEGAEFASSFNRLIHANSQGFSGEYATSSFHLSLAPVATSNGSMERDHWYTAARRRDALDSPEDVGREAGRRVTRRLGARKVRTREVPVVFDASIAGTLVRHVAQAVSGYALYRRASFLCDRLGERVASDLVDIVDDGTIPRALGSRPFDAEGVGVRRKHVVEAGLLRSYLLDAYSARKLGAKSTGNAARGVGQPSGVSPMNLRLIPGEHSPEDIIASVEDGFYVTELMGFGFNAVTGNYSRGAAGIWIENGELAYPVSELTIAGNLNDMLSRIEMVGNDLRPQSPVAAPTVKVGRMTVAGE; this is encoded by the coding sequence ATGGAGCGTTTGCCGATGGACCGGGAACTGGCGCTGGGCTTGCTGGCGCGGGCGAAGGAGAAGGGCGCCTCTCAGGGCGACGTGACGCTGATCGAGCACGAGGGCGTGCAGGTGAAGGTGCGGCTCGGCGAGGTGGAAACCGTGAGCCAGGCGCACGAGATGCGGCTCGGGCTGCGGCTGTTCTACGGCCAGAGCGCCGCCGGCACCTCCACTTCCGACCTGTCGCGAGCCTCGCTGGACCGCCTGGTGGACGAGACCTGTGCCATGGCCCGGGCCACGGCCAAGGATGAGTTCGGCGGCCTGCCGGAAGCCGGCGAGATGGCCGCCGAGGTGCCGGACCTGGACCTGCTGGACCAGGAGGCTCGGGGACTTCCCATCGAGGACGGCATCGAGGCGGCGCGCACGGCCGAGGAGCACGCGCTGCAATACGACCCGCGGGTGACCAACTCCGAGGGCGCCGAGTTCGCCAGCTCGTTCAACCGCCTCATCCACGCCAATTCCCAGGGCTTTTCCGGCGAGTACGCCACCTCCAGCTTTCATCTCTCTTTGGCGCCGGTGGCGACCTCCAACGGCTCCATGGAGCGGGATCACTGGTATACGGCCGCGCGGCGCCGCGACGCGCTGGATTCCCCGGAGGACGTGGGCCGGGAGGCAGGGCGCCGCGTCACCCGCCGGCTGGGCGCCCGCAAGGTGCGTACCCGCGAAGTACCGGTGGTCTTCGACGCGTCCATCGCGGGCACGCTGGTGCGGCACGTGGCGCAAGCCGTCTCCGGCTACGCCCTCTATCGGCGCGCTTCCTTCCTGTGCGACCGGCTCGGCGAGCGCGTGGCCTCCGACCTCGTGGACATCGTCGACGACGGCACGATTCCGCGGGCATTGGGGTCGCGTCCGTTCGACGCCGAGGGCGTCGGCGTCCGGCGCAAGCACGTGGTCGAGGCCGGCCTCCTGCGAAGCTACCTCCTGGACGCATACAGCGCGCGCAAGCTCGGCGCCAAGTCCACGGGCAACGCCGCCCGCGGCGTGGGCCAGCCCTCCGGGGTTTCCCCCATGAACCTCCGCCTCATCCCCGGCGAGCACAGCCCCGAGGACATCATCGCCTCGGTGGAGGACGGCTTCTACGTCACCGAGCTGATGGGCTTCGGCTTCAACGCCGTCACCGGCAACTATTCCAGGGGCGCCGCCGGCATCTGGATCGAGAACGGCGAGCTTGCCTACCCCGTGTCCGAGCTCACCATCGCCGGCAACCTGAACGACATGCTGAGCCGGATAGAAATGGTCGGCAACGACCTCCGCCCGCAGAGCCCGGTGGCCGCCCCCACGGTGAAGGTGGGGCGCATGACCGTGGCCGGGGAGTAG
- a CDS encoding ATP-binding protein, giving the protein MFERLIKKPLESRKSFFLFGPRGTGKTTWLKHRLPEALFVNLLQSEYYNRLSANPGHLRQLIAPDHTGWTVIDEVQRIPALLNEVHDLIEARGLVFVLTGSSARTLRRSGVNLLAGRALTYRMHPVTAVEQREAFNLRDSVQLGHLPARFSESDPAKYLKDYVQTYLREEVMQESLTRNIGHFSRFLEVASFSQGATINTSAVAREAHIERSVAENYFSILEDLLIAVRLPVFSRKVKRKLVSQKKFYFFDAGVFRAIRPMGPLDSDAEINGPALETLVLQELRAVNDYRDYGYQISFWRTRSGTEVDFVLYGPRGLLAIKIKRSTQIQHKDTRALREFKKDYPPAKCFVFYGGSSPVYMDDVTVLPVEHALRRLGQILGNAS; this is encoded by the coding sequence GTGTTCGAGCGACTCATCAAGAAACCCCTGGAATCGCGCAAGAGCTTCTTCCTCTTCGGCCCCAGAGGCACGGGCAAGACCACGTGGTTGAAGCACCGGCTGCCCGAGGCGCTTTTCGTCAACTTGCTCCAGTCGGAGTACTACAATCGTCTGTCCGCAAATCCCGGGCACCTTCGGCAACTCATTGCCCCCGACCACACCGGCTGGACCGTCATCGACGAGGTCCAGCGCATACCCGCGCTGCTGAACGAGGTCCATGACCTGATCGAAGCACGCGGACTGGTCTTTGTCCTGACCGGTTCCAGCGCCAGGACCCTTCGACGAAGCGGGGTCAATCTGCTGGCCGGCCGCGCCCTGACCTATCGCATGCATCCTGTGACGGCGGTGGAACAGCGGGAGGCCTTCAACCTGCGCGACTCTGTCCAGTTGGGCCATCTGCCCGCGCGATTTAGCGAAAGCGATCCCGCCAAATACTTGAAGGACTATGTGCAGACATACCTGCGGGAAGAGGTGATGCAGGAAAGCCTGACGCGCAACATCGGGCACTTCTCGCGTTTCCTGGAGGTGGCGAGCTTTTCCCAAGGGGCTACCATCAACACCAGTGCCGTCGCCCGAGAGGCGCACATTGAGCGGTCAGTCGCGGAAAACTACTTCTCCATCCTGGAAGACCTGCTCATCGCCGTCCGCCTGCCGGTGTTCTCCCGCAAGGTCAAACGGAAACTCGTCTCGCAAAAGAAGTTCTATTTCTTTGACGCGGGCGTATTTCGGGCGATCCGGCCCATGGGGCCGCTGGACTCCGACGCGGAGATAAACGGTCCCGCCCTTGAGACGCTCGTGCTCCAGGAACTGAGGGCGGTAAACGACTACCGCGACTACGGCTACCAGATCTCTTTCTGGCGTACCCGGAGTGGCACCGAAGTCGATTTCGTTCTGTACGGGCCGCGTGGCCTGCTGGCCATCAAGATCAAGCGCTCGACTCAGATACAGCACAAGGACACAAGGGCACTCCGGGAATTCAAGAAGGACTATCCTCCCGCCAAGTGTTTTGTCTTCTACGGTGGATCGAGTCCTGTCTACATGGATGATGTCACCGTTCTTCCCGTTGAGCACGCACTGAGAAGACTTGGTCAAATCTTGGGTAACGCCTCGTAG
- a CDS encoding DedA family protein, whose product MVRRTDSALPGTGDPRTLRYLYNWTLRNAGTRHVVWALAVVCFLQSLILPVPPDLLLIPMVLARRAKALLFATISTLSSTAGGLTGYAIGYFLYEAVGEPLLGLWGYGGKLEAFEAHRQEWGAWIIVAGALTPLPYKLVAVAYGAARLDVGVFILASLLSRGLRFYVEATLLWYFGPAARVLIERHLGAATVIGLVLVAGVFLFVRFLT is encoded by the coding sequence ATGGTAAGGCGCACGGACTCGGCTTTACCCGGTACGGGCGACCCCCGGACACTCCGATACCTGTACAACTGGACGCTCCGCAACGCCGGGACGCGGCATGTGGTCTGGGCGCTGGCCGTGGTGTGTTTTCTCCAGAGTCTGATCCTGCCGGTACCGCCGGATCTGCTTCTCATCCCGATGGTGCTGGCGCGGCGCGCCAAGGCGTTGCTGTTCGCCACCATCTCTACCCTGTCATCGACTGCCGGCGGGCTGACCGGGTATGCCATCGGCTACTTTCTCTACGAAGCGGTAGGCGAGCCCCTGCTCGGTCTGTGGGGGTATGGGGGGAAGCTCGAAGCGTTCGAGGCACACCGGCAGGAGTGGGGAGCGTGGATCATCGTTGCCGGCGCCCTCACCCCGCTGCCGTACAAGCTGGTTGCCGTCGCGTACGGCGCTGCCCGGCTCGACGTCGGCGTCTTCATCCTCGCATCCCTGCTCTCCCGCGGCCTGCGTTTCTACGTCGAAGCCACGCTCCTCTGGTACTTCGGCCCCGCGGCGCGTGTGCTAATCGAGCGTCACCTGGGCGCAGCCACGGTGATCGGGTTGGTCCTTGTGGCCGGCGTCTTCCTCTTTGTCCGCTTCCTTACTTAG